One region of Spiroplasma endosymbiont of Asaphidion curtum genomic DNA includes:
- a CDS encoding IS30 family transposase produces the protein MGYKHLGIYERIYIENQLKFKVKISEIAKNLNRSISTIIREVNRNKDSNHYFSLIAQNKAENRKQSHVYFHKFKNRELVKYVQQKLLLGWSPEQIYGRIKNFHKEWIISFKTIYNWIYSGLLEKVTNKNLRRKGKKRKSQENRGKFNGKSIKERNINVNNRITVGHWEGDTVVSSRGKSKSCLITLVERTSRFTLAMLVENRTTKVINENISHYLSILPNNLVKTITFDRGKEFSNWQQLEKNLNVKIYFANAYSPWQRGTNENTNGLIREKFPKKFNFSNTTKNAVHKFILSLNQRPRKILNYLSPIEYLVRKII, from the coding sequence ATGGGTTACAAACATCTTGGCATATATGAAAGAATTTATATTGAGAATCAATTGAAGTTTAAAGTAAAAATTAGTGAAATAGCTAAAAATCTTAATCGAAGTATTAGTACTATTATTCGAGAAGTCAATAGAAATAAAGATAGTAATCATTATTTTTCATTAATTGCACAAAATAAAGCAGAAAACAGAAAACAATCACATGTTTATTTTCATAAGTTTAAAAATAGAGAATTAGTAAAATATGTACAACAAAAATTACTATTAGGTTGATCGCCTGAACAAATTTATGGCAGAATTAAAAATTTTCATAAAGAATGAATTATTAGTTTTAAAACAATTTACAATTGAATTTATTCTGGATTACTTGAAAAAGTTACTAATAAAAATTTAAGAAGAAAAGGTAAGAAACGAAAATCTCAAGAAAATCGCGGTAAATTTAATGGTAAATCAATTAAAGAACGAAATATTAATGTTAATAATCGTATAACTGTTGGTCATTGAGAAGGTGATACTGTAGTATCATCACGAGGTAAAAGTAAATCATGTTTAATAACTTTAGTTGAAAGAACATCAAGATTTACTTTAGCAATGTTAGTTGAAAATAGAACTACTAAAGTTATTAACGAAAACATTAGCCATTATTTATCAATTCTTCCAAATAATCTTGTTAAGACTATAACATTTGATAGGGGTAAAGAATTTTCTAATTGACAACAACTTGAAAAAAATTTAAATGTGAAAATTTATTTTGCTAATGCGTATTCGCCTTGACAAAGAGGTACTAATGAAAATACTAATGGTTTAATTAGAGAAAAATTTCCTAAAAAATTTAATTTTTCAAATACTACTAAAAATGCAGTTCATAAATTTATATTGTCTTTAAACCAAAGACCAAGAAAAATACTAAATTATCTTTCACCAATCGAATATTTGGTTAGAAAAATAATTTAG
- a CDS encoding IS30 family transposase: MGYKHLGIYERIYIENQLKFKVKISEIAKNLNRSISTIIREVNRNKDSNHYFSLIAQNKAENRKQSHVYFHKFKNRELVKYVQQKLLLGWSPEQIYGRIKNFHKEWIISFKTIYNWIYSGLLEKVTNKNLRRKGKKRKSQENRGKFNGKSIKERNINVNNRITVGHWEGDTVVSSRGKSKSCLITLVERTSRFTLAMLVENRTTKVVNENISHYLSILPNNLVKTITFDRGKEFSNWQQLEKNLNVKIYFANAYSPWQRGTNENTNGLIREKFPKKFNFSNTTKNAVHKFILSLNQRPRKILNYLSPIEYLVRKII; this comes from the coding sequence ATGGGTTACAAACATCTTGGCATATATGAAAGAATTTATATTGAGAATCAATTGAAGTTTAAAGTAAAAATTAGTGAAATAGCTAAAAATCTTAATCGAAGTATTAGTACTATTATTCGAGAAGTCAATAGAAATAAAGATAGTAATCATTATTTTTCATTAATTGCACAAAATAAAGCAGAAAACAGAAAACAATCACATGTTTATTTTCATAAGTTTAAAAATAGAGAATTAGTAAAATATGTACAACAAAAATTACTATTAGGTTGATCGCCTGAACAAATTTATGGCAGAATTAAAAATTTTCATAAAGAATGAATTATTAGTTTTAAAACAATTTACAATTGAATTTATTCTGGATTACTTGAAAAAGTTACTAATAAAAATTTAAGAAGAAAAGGTAAGAAACGAAAATCTCAAGAAAATCGCGGTAAATTTAATGGTAAATCAATTAAAGAACGAAATATTAATGTTAATAATCGTATAACTGTTGGTCATTGAGAAGGTGATACTGTAGTATCATCACGAGGTAAAAGTAAATCATGTTTAATAACTTTAGTTGAAAGAACATCAAGATTTACTTTAGCAATGTTAGTTGAAAATAGAACTACTAAAGTTGTTAACGAAAACATTAGCCATTATTTATCAATTCTTCCAAATAATCTTGTTAAGACTATAACATTTGATAGGGGTAAAGAATTTTCTAATTGACAACAACTTGAAAAAAATTTAAATGTGAAAATTTATTTTGCTAATGCGTATTCGCCTTGACAAAGAGGTACTAATGAAAATACTAATGGTTTAATTAGAGAAAAATTTCCTAAAAAATTTAATTTTTCAAATACTACTAAAAATGCAGTTCATAAATTTATATTGTCTTTAAACCAAAGACCAAGAAAAATACTAAATTATCTTTCACCAATCGAATATTTGGTTAGAAAAATAATTTAG
- a CDS encoding ATP-dependent helicase codes for MNINHLNEEQKLAVLSSEGANRIIAGAGSGKTRVIIYKIAHLIHNLAISSNQILAVTFTNKAANEMKSWLNELVGDKSKYTWVHTYHAFCVRVLRRDIVVLGYTKDFIIIDTVDKINILKDIIKNKQYNFDSNKIKKVSRMISYWKNHQLSYRDRDVINNDFYHEHKQQWLEIYKIYLQHLPKNNMVDFDDLLTLTLELFSHHAEVLQKWQKRFSYVLVDEFQDTNELQFELISYLVKIHQNITVVGDPDQTIYSFRGAKARLILDFDNYFPNGKTFILNQNYRSTQNILDVANILINHNHSRIAKDLFTMNDLGSKTKLYHGNTSIRETNWVAKEIKKLVEKNILLNNILILYRANYLSRDLEEALINNHINYRIYGGFKFFERKEIKDVLAYLKTLVYGDQLSTVRVLNLIKGVGMTTINNLIEQSQNNHQSLLEYLMVNVASLKPSIIKLITYLKVWKEKLKSYEKMTSFSQDFLNNGNYLQQLADGFEEEHLENVKELFNHMENYDLQNSDSLQGMELLQHYLQEVSLYVDQDENSADQDKVSLMTIHNAKGLEYDFVFIIGLNEGIFPNTLSIEEGISAIEEERRILYVAITRARKGLFLSYSEGFSYVTNNYRLPSRFVIEINPSLLEIKSDEQLEDTKRSLNWTIPKNISLTQEKNSQWKTGDIIQHSTFGKGMVTNILNSNVEVAFNSGIKVLRSNHPLLKKVLQED; via the coding sequence ATGAATATAAACCATTTAAATGAAGAACAAAAATTAGCAGTTTTAAGTAGTGAAGGTGCTAATAGAATTATAGCTGGTGCTGGAAGTGGCAAAACAAGAGTTATTATTTATAAAATTGCTCATTTAATTCATAATTTGGCTATTAGTAGTAATCAAATTTTAGCAGTAACTTTTACTAATAAAGCAGCTAATGAAATGAAAAGTTGATTAAATGAATTGGTTGGTGATAAATCTAAATATACATGAGTTCATACATATCATGCTTTTTGTGTTCGCGTTTTAAGAAGAGATATTGTGGTTTTGGGATATACAAAAGATTTTATTATTATTGATACTGTTGATAAAATTAATATTTTAAAAGATATTATTAAAAATAAGCAATATAATTTTGATAGTAATAAAATTAAGAAAGTTAGTAGAATGATTTCTTATTGAAAAAATCATCAATTATCGTATCGTGATCGTGATGTTATTAATAATGATTTTTATCATGAACATAAACAACAATGATTAGAAATTTATAAGATTTATTTACAACATTTACCTAAAAATAATATGGTTGATTTTGATGATTTATTGACATTAACTTTAGAATTATTTTCGCATCATGCAGAAGTATTACAAAAGTGACAAAAGCGATTTTCGTATGTTTTAGTTGATGAATTTCAAGATACTAATGAATTACAGTTTGAATTAATTAGTTATTTAGTAAAAATTCATCAAAATATTACTGTTGTTGGTGATCCAGATCAAACAATTTATTCTTTTCGGGGAGCAAAAGCAAGATTAATTTTAGATTTTGATAACTATTTTCCTAATGGAAAAACTTTTATTCTTAATCAAAATTATCGTTCAACACAAAATATTTTAGATGTGGCAAATATTCTTATTAATCATAATCATTCACGAATTGCTAAAGATTTATTTACGATGAATGACCTTGGTAGTAAGACAAAACTATATCATGGTAATACTAGTATTCGTGAAACTAACTGAGTAGCAAAAGAAATTAAAAAATTAGTTGAGAAAAATATTTTATTAAATAATATTTTAATTCTTTATCGTGCTAATTATCTTTCTCGTGATTTAGAAGAAGCATTAATTAATAATCATATTAATTATCGTATTTATGGTGGTTTTAAGTTTTTTGAAAGAAAAGAAATTAAGGATGTTTTAGCTTACTTAAAAACTTTAGTTTATGGTGATCAGTTATCAACAGTAAGAGTTTTAAATTTGATTAAAGGTGTGGGGATGACAACAATTAATAATTTAATTGAACAATCACAAAATAATCACCAATCGCTTTTAGAATATTTAATGGTAAATGTTGCTAGTTTAAAACCATCAATAATTAAATTAATTACATATTTAAAAGTTTGAAAAGAGAAGCTAAAATCATATGAAAAGATGACTTCATTTAGTCAAGATTTTTTAAATAACGGTAATTACTTACAGCAATTAGCAGATGGTTTTGAAGAAGAACACTTAGAAAATGTTAAAGAATTATTTAATCATATGGAAAATTATGATTTGCAAAATTCTGATTCATTACAAGGAATGGAATTATTACAACATTATTTACAAGAAGTTAGTTTATATGTTGATCAAGATGAAAATTCTGCTGATCAAGATAAAGTTAGTTTGATGACAATTCATAATGCTAAAGGTTTAGAATATGATTTTGTATTTATTATTGGTTTAAATGAAGGCATTTTTCCTAATACTTTAAGTATTGAAGAAGGAATTTCTGCTATTGAAGAAGAACGAAGAATTTTATATGTTGCGATTACAAGAGCAAGGAAAGGATTATTTTTAAGTTATAGTGAAGGGTTTTCTTATGTAACTAATAATTATCGCTTACCTTCAAGATTTGTTATTGAAATTAATCCTAGTTTATTAGAAATTAAAAGCGATGAACAATTAGAAGATACTAAACGGTCATTAAATTGAACAATACCGAAAAATATTTCTTTAACACAAGAAAAAAATTCGCAATGAAAAACTGGTGATATTATTCAACATTCTACTTTTGGTAAAGGGATGGTAACTAATATTTTAAATTCTAATGTTGAGGTTGCTTTTAATAGTGGGATTAAAGTTTTACGATCTAATCATCCATTATTAAAGAAGGTTTTGCAGGAAGATTAG
- the rpsB gene encoding 30S ribosomal protein S2: MASVTKEKLLEAGTHFGHQTKRWNPKMKKYIFTEKSGVYIIDLHKTMIKLEEALEFVKSITKTGGKIIFVGTKKQAQNIIKEQAVRSNSFYVNKRWLGGTLTNLRTIQKSVKKLWNIERREKTTELSVLPKKEQILIQKDKEKLDKFLSGIRHMRALPQAIFVIDTNVEHNAIKEALKLNIPIIAICDTNSDPDGISYPIPGNDDAAKTIALISSLVADAIIEATDLTIVKEEKLQTNASAESVPAVISPSKKEAEIVKKNDGAKGTKE; the protein is encoded by the coding sequence ATGGCAAGTGTTACTAAGGAAAAGTTATTAGAAGCGGGGACTCATTTTGGTCATCAAACTAAAAGATGAAATCCCAAGATGAAAAAGTATATTTTCACTGAAAAAAGTGGAGTTTATATTATTGATTTACATAAAACAATGATTAAGTTAGAAGAAGCTTTAGAGTTTGTTAAATCAATAACTAAAACTGGTGGAAAAATTATTTTTGTTGGTACTAAGAAACAAGCTCAAAATATTATTAAAGAACAAGCAGTAAGAAGTAATTCTTTTTATGTTAATAAACGATGACTTGGGGGAACTTTAACTAATTTAAGAACAATTCAAAAAAGTGTTAAAAAATTATGAAATATTGAACGACGAGAAAAAACTACGGAGTTATCTGTTTTACCAAAAAAAGAGCAAATTTTAATTCAAAAAGATAAAGAGAAATTAGATAAGTTTTTAAGTGGAATTCGCCATATGCGAGCATTACCCCAAGCAATATTTGTTATTGATACTAATGTTGAACACAATGCAATTAAAGAAGCATTGAAGTTAAATATTCCTATTATTGCTATTTGTGATACTAATAGTGATCCTGATGGTATTAGTTATCCAATTCCTGGAAATGATGATGCTGCTAAAACAATTGCTTTAATTTCATCATTAGTTGCTGATGCTATTATTGAAGCTACTGATTTAACTATTGTTAAAGAAGAAAAACTACAAACTAATGCTAGTGCTGAATCAGTCCCAGCAGTTATTTCTCCAAGTAAAAAAGAAGCAGAAATTGTTAAAAAAAATGATGGTGCGAAAGGAACTAAAGAATAA
- a CDS encoding IS30 family transposase, with amino-acid sequence MAQNKAENRKQSHVYFHKFKNRELVKYVQQKLLLGWSPEQIYGRIKNFHKEWIISFKTIYNWIYSGLLEKVTNKNLRRKGKKRKSQENRGKFNGKSIKERNINVNNRITVGHWEGDTVVSSRGKSKSCLITLVERTSRFTLAMLVENRTTKVVNENISHYLSILPNNLVKTITFDRGKEFSNWQQLEKNLNVKIYFANAYSPWQRGTNENTNGLIREKFPKKFNFSNTTKNAVHKFILSLNQRPRKILNYLSPIEYLVRKII; translated from the coding sequence ATTGCACAAAATAAAGCAGAAAACAGAAAACAATCACATGTTTATTTTCATAAGTTTAAAAATAGAGAATTAGTAAAATATGTACAACAAAAATTACTATTAGGTTGATCGCCTGAACAAATTTATGGCAGAATTAAAAATTTTCATAAAGAATGAATTATTAGTTTTAAAACAATTTACAATTGAATTTATTCTGGATTACTTGAAAAAGTTACTAATAAAAATTTAAGAAGAAAAGGTAAGAAACGAAAATCTCAAGAAAATCGCGGTAAATTTAATGGTAAATCAATTAAAGAACGAAATATTAATGTTAATAATCGTATAACTGTTGGTCATTGAGAAGGTGATACTGTAGTATCATCACGAGGTAAAAGTAAATCATGTTTAATAACTTTAGTTGAAAGAACATCAAGATTTACTTTAGCAATGTTAGTTGAAAATAGAACTACTAAAGTTGTTAACGAAAACATTAGCCATTATTTATCAATTCTTCCAAATAATCTTGTTAAGACTATAACATTTGATAGGGGTAAAGAATTTTCTAATTGACAACAACTTGAAAAAAATTTAAATGTGAAAATTTATTTTGCTAATGCGTATTCGCCTTGACAAAGAGGTACTAATGAAAATACTAATGGTTTAATTAGAGAAAAATTTCCTAAAAAATTTAATTTTTCAAATACTACTAAAAATGCAGTTCATAAATTTATATTGTCTTTAAACCAAAGACCAAGAAAAATACTAAATTATCTTTCACCAATCGAATATTTGGTTAGAAAAATAATTTAG
- a CDS encoding IS30 family transposase: MGYKHLGIYERIYIENQLKFKVKISEIAKNLNRSISTIIREVNRNKDSNHYFSLIAQNKAENRKQSHVYFHKFKNRELVKYVQQKLLLGWSPEQIYGRIKNFHKEWIISFKTIYNWIYSGLLEKVTNKNLRRKGKKRKSQENRGKFNGKSIKERNINVNNRITVGHWEGDTVVSSRGKSKSCLIILVERTSRFTLAMLVENRTTKVVNENISHYLSILPNNLVKTITFDRGKEFSNWQQLEKNLNVKIYFANAYSPWQRGTNENTNGLIREKFPKKFNFSNTTKNAVHKFILSLV, encoded by the coding sequence ATGGGTTACAAACATCTTGGCATATATGAAAGAATTTATATTGAGAATCAATTGAAGTTTAAAGTAAAAATTAGTGAAATAGCTAAAAATCTTAATCGAAGTATTAGTACTATTATTCGAGAAGTCAATAGAAATAAAGATAGTAATCATTATTTTTCATTAATTGCACAAAATAAAGCAGAAAACAGAAAACAATCACATGTTTATTTTCATAAGTTTAAAAATAGAGAATTAGTAAAATATGTACAACAAAAATTACTATTAGGTTGATCGCCTGAACAAATTTATGGCAGAATTAAAAATTTTCATAAAGAATGAATTATTAGTTTTAAAACAATTTACAATTGAATTTATTCTGGATTACTTGAAAAAGTTACTAATAAAAATTTAAGAAGAAAAGGTAAGAAACGAAAATCTCAAGAAAATCGCGGTAAATTTAATGGTAAATCAATTAAAGAACGAAATATTAATGTTAATAATCGTATAACTGTTGGTCATTGAGAAGGTGATACTGTAGTATCATCACGAGGTAAAAGTAAATCATGTTTAATAATTTTAGTTGAAAGAACATCAAGATTTACTTTAGCAATGTTAGTTGAAAATAGAACTACTAAAGTTGTTAACGAAAACATTAGCCATTATTTATCAATTCTTCCAAATAATCTTGTTAAGACTATAACATTTGATAGGGGTAAAGAATTTTCTAATTGACAACAACTTGAAAAAAATTTAAATGTGAAAATTTATTTTGCTAATGCGTATTCGCCTTGACAAAGAGGTACTAATGAAAATACTAATGGTTTAATTAGAGAAAAATTTCCTAAAAAATTTAATTTTTCAAATACTACTAAAAATGCAGTTCATAAATTTATATTGTCTTTGGTTTAA
- a CDS encoding RDD family protein, protein MKKIFKEFYLINIMKIKTISSDKNTIRKKSQYLLVTLWKVIFARVIDYIIISMIIFIITWGIYQNQYLNDWQKAIINHLSALSLLMSYFVMMPYFCQGRTIAKFIFRFKLIKEGKKKIRIWDLLYRELFITIVPWVILIISNLFVSLVFKYPIFIFNYQNIFVITKSHHSLPLAVTITLRLMGLFYLLWYGSLMLLYKFDVKNQLFFDRYLQLYIVDVRYHQEKKQEKEKLQDNKIHIHLQDSLPGTIDSKELKAIEDL, encoded by the coding sequence TTGAAAAAAATATTTAAAGAATTTTATTTAATTAATATTATGAAAATTAAAACTATTAGTAGTGATAAAAACACTATAAGAAAAAAATCCCAATATTTGTTAGTAACACTTTGAAAAGTAATTTTTGCTAGAGTGATTGATTATATAATTATCAGTATGATAATTTTTATTATTACTTGGGGAATTTATCAAAATCAATATCTTAATGATTGACAAAAAGCAATTATTAATCATCTAAGTGCATTGTCACTATTAATGTCTTATTTTGTTATGATGCCATATTTTTGTCAAGGTAGAACAATAGCAAAATTTATTTTTCGTTTTAAATTAATTAAAGAAGGTAAAAAAAAGATTCGGATTTGAGATTTATTATATCGGGAATTGTTTATTACAATTGTTCCGTGAGTAATTTTGATTATTAGTAATTTATTTGTTAGTTTAGTTTTTAAATATCCAATTTTTATTTTTAATTACCAAAATATTTTTGTAATTACTAAGTCACACCATTCTTTACCGTTAGCAGTAACAATTACATTAAGATTAATGGGATTATTTTATTTATTATGATATGGTTCTTTAATGTTACTTTATAAGTTTGATGTTAAAAATCAATTATTCTTTGATCGCTATTTACAACTTTATATTGTTGATGTTCGTTATCATCAAGAAAAAAAACAGGAAAAAGAAAAATTACAAGATAATAAAATTCATATTCATTTACAAGATTCTTTACCCGGAACTATTGATAGTAAAGAATTAAAAGCAATTGAAGACTTATAA
- a CDS encoding glycosyltransferase family 2 protein, whose amino-acid sequence MVTISFILTSSNDTNKLEITLNSILKQNGKDYEIIIVDDKTKDDTLEYISKFFQEHSDIIKVISSWREIETANAWNLALSNAKGTYVLFLQPGYKLINNFMESIIQEINNNDEPDLIEFMVQYSNVYHHVSSRRLKNNNLYHPLLNREVFALIHHSLFNKLFKRKIITSHKITFRRSNRFDLLFIYKILPWIETLYTSTKILLDIEIEPLLNFNSFDFLKQWVHIYNYYKQINLARELTEELEYAFVRFHYYTFLKIIAPTGNKVLVKKAVKEVTNKVTKRFPHWEKNQYLNLVPDDLFNRDVAKNWKKYLKNFI is encoded by the coding sequence ATGGTGACAATCAGTTTTATTTTAACTAGTTCTAATGACACTAATAAGTTAGAAATAACATTAAATAGTATTTTAAAACAAAACGGTAAAGATTATGAAATTATTATTGTGGATGATAAAACAAAAGATGATACTCTAGAATATATTTCTAAATTCTTTCAAGAACATAGTGATATTATTAAAGTTATTAGTAGTTGAAGAGAAATTGAAACTGCTAATGCTTGAAATTTAGCATTAAGTAATGCTAAAGGAACTTATGTTTTATTTTTGCAACCGGGATATAAATTAATAAATAATTTTATGGAAAGTATTATACAAGAAATTAATAATAATGATGAACCTGATTTAATTGAATTTATGGTTCAGTATTCTAATGTTTATCATCATGTTTCTTCGCGAAGATTAAAAAATAATAATTTGTATCATCCCCTTTTAAATCGTGAAGTCTTTGCTTTAATTCATCATTCACTATTTAATAAGTTATTTAAAAGAAAGATTATTACTAGTCATAAAATTACTTTTCGTCGTTCTAATCGTTTTGATTTATTATTTATTTATAAAATATTACCATGAATTGAAACTTTATATACGAGTACTAAAATATTACTAGATATTGAAATTGAGCCGTTATTAAATTTTAATAGTTTTGATTTTTTAAAGCAATGAGTTCATATTTATAACTATTATAAACAAATTAACTTAGCACGAGAATTAACTGAAGAATTAGAATATGCATTTGTTCGTTTTCATTACTATACATTTTTAAAAATTATTGCTCCAACAGGAAATAAAGTATTAGTTAAAAAAGCTGTTAAAGAAGTTACAAATAAAGTCACTAAAAGATTTCCTCACTGAGAAAAAAATCAATATCTCAATTTAGTACCAGATGATTTGTTCAATAGAGATGTTGCTAAAAATTGAAAAAAATATTTAAAGAATTTTATTTAA
- a CDS encoding HPr family phosphocarrier protein — protein MSSFKAKITDPIGMHARPAAIVVKKASKYSSTIKIKVNGREGNLKSIMNIMALGVKTGTEVEIEAIGKDADVAIAGIKRAMKDNKLV, from the coding sequence ATGTCATCATTTAAAGCTAAAATTACTGATCCAATTGGGATGCATGCACGACCTGCTGCGATTGTTGTTAAAAAAGCTTCAAAATATAGTTCTACTATTAAAATTAAAGTTAATGGTCGTGAAGGAAATTTAAAGTCAATTATGAATATTATGGCTTTAGGAGTTAAAACGGGAACAGAAGTAGAAATTGAAGCAATTGGTAAAGATGCTGATGTTGCGATTGCTGGCATTAAAAGAGCAATGAAAGATAATAAATTGGTTTAA
- the tsf gene encoding translation elongation factor Ts, producing the protein MIKSLRDRTSVGLLDCKKALEASNGNIEAAIQWLRTNGIAKAQAKQARINTEGLSKVLVADDIAIILELNCETDFVAKNKLFLELLDNILTLFLKHQPLNLEVGLLLKNEENITVNDLLNEATYKLGEKISIRRFTIITKSDQETLVGYNYGNYRIASLVKLQGQVDNDIAKKIAMHVVASKPAFISREDIPQDFINKEMDIINSQMATENKPPEILEKIKQGRLDKQLVEYSLLDQPFMFDEKKKVQEILIMHNTKVLVMYRYEVGEGIIKID; encoded by the coding sequence ATGATTAAAAGTTTACGTGACCGTACTAGTGTTGGACTTTTGGATTGCAAAAAAGCATTAGAGGCTAGTAATGGCAATATTGAAGCAGCGATTCAATGATTAAGAACAAATGGTATTGCAAAGGCACAAGCTAAACAAGCAAGAATTAATACTGAGGGATTATCAAAAGTTTTAGTTGCTGATGATATAGCGATTATTTTAGAATTAAACTGTGAAACTGATTTTGTTGCTAAAAATAAATTATTTCTTGAATTATTAGATAATATTTTAACTTTATTTTTGAAACATCAACCACTTAATTTAGAAGTGGGATTATTGTTAAAAAATGAAGAAAATATTACTGTTAATGATTTATTAAATGAGGCAACATATAAATTAGGTGAAAAGATTAGTATTCGTCGTTTTACGATTATTACTAAAAGTGATCAAGAGACATTAGTGGGATATAATTATGGTAATTATCGTATTGCTAGTTTAGTTAAATTACAAGGGCAAGTTGATAATGATATTGCTAAAAAAATTGCGATGCATGTTGTGGCTTCAAAACCTGCTTTTATTAGTCGCGAAGATATTCCTCAAGATTTTATTAATAAGGAAATGGATATTATTAATAGTCAAATGGCAACAGAAAATAAACCACCAGAAATTTTGGAGAAAATTAAGCAAGGTCGTTTAGATAAGCAATTAGTGGAATATTCTTTATTAGATCAACCCTTTATGTTTGATGAAAAGAAAAAAGTTCAAGAAATTCTTATAATGCATAATACAAAAGTTTTAGTAATGTATCGTTATGAAGTTGGCGAAGGAATTATTAAAATTGATTAA
- a CDS encoding integrase core domain-containing protein, with translation MKYIISHADLADLKAKIQSWLSANCRNPYYYKTKKRITAYLNLCTYFYIEETTLTKLIKKYFKNATKTFYRWAEKIMTAYYSDNLDLLLFKTTKPQNLNYQYSLNSREKVCDLYFDYKNLQTGGMWSLFNNLKIGFHDVKNLEVPKNIKTFYRWIKSDPRWKELKQQIKQTKRYFKRYEVSEIGLLQMDAKIITTSNFPVDKKYYIYDFIDEMTRIVFGYVYDSLGTNNAVNAVQRAMKDFNELGIIVKRIRTDNAPEFTTTNWSNKKSYKVKERHFTTFLSKNGIVHETTPIRSPQSNGKIERFHQHYTKLFYSKDKKLNQNELQHYLNKYYYFYNFERPHSSLNTKTPFQTLEKFSTK, from the coding sequence ATGAAATATATTATTTCTCACGCTGATTTAGCAGATTTAAAAGCCAAAATCCAAAGTTGATTAAGTGCTAATTGCCGTAATCCTTATTACTATAAAACTAAAAAACGCATTACTGCCTATTTAAATTTATGTACTTATTTTTATATCGAAGAAACTACTTTAACAAAACTTATTAAAAAATATTTTAAGAATGCAACGAAAACCTTTTATCGCTGGGCGGAAAAAATTATGACCGCTTATTATTCTGACAATTTAGATTTGTTATTGTTCAAAACCACAAAACCACAAAATCTTAATTATCAATATAGTTTAAATTCTCGTGAAAAAGTATGTGATTTATATTTTGATTACAAAAATCTTCAAACCGGTGGAATGTGGTCTTTATTTAACAATTTAAAAATCGGTTTTCATGATGTTAAAAATTTAGAAGTTCCTAAAAACATCAAAACTTTTTATCGCTGAATTAAATCTGACCCTCGTTGAAAAGAATTAAAACAACAAATCAAACAAACAAAACGCTATTTTAAGCGTTATGAAGTCTCAGAGATTGGTCTTTTGCAAATGGATGCTAAAATTATTACCACATCAAATTTTCCGGTTGATAAAAAATATTACATTTATGATTTCATTGACGAAATGACACGCATAGTATTTGGGTATGTTTATGATAGTTTAGGAACTAATAATGCAGTTAATGCCGTACAAAGAGCAATGAAAGATTTTAACGAACTTGGAATAATAGTTAAACGCATTAGAACTGATAATGCTCCTGAATTTACTACTACTAACTGAAGTAATAAAAAATCGTACAAAGTAAAAGAAAGGCATTTTACAACCTTTCTTTCGAAGAACGGAATTGTCCACGAAACCACACCGATTCGTTCGCCACAGAGTAACGGTAAAATTGAGCGGTTTCATCAACATTATACCAAATTATTTTATTCTAAGGATAAAAAATTAAATCAAAACGAACTTCAACATTATTTAAACAAATATTATTACTTTTATAATTTTGAACGCCCTCATTCATCATTAAATACTAAAACACCATTTCAAACATTGGAAAAATTTTCAACAAAATAA